The Cryobacterium sp. SO1 genomic sequence GCCGGCCAGAACGACGTGCCGGGGGAGATCTTCGGCCTCGACGACGCCACCGCGCTGAACGCCTTCGCCCGGGAGCAGAAGATCGGCCGGATGTCGGTGTGGTCACTGAACCGGGACATCACCTGCGGGTCCAACTACGCCGACGTCACCCGGGTGTCCGACTCCTGCAGCGGCATCGACCAGGGCGACACGAAGTTCGTGGACCTGCTGGGCAAGGGCTTCACCGGTCGCCCGGTCGAAGCGGCGGCGACGGTGACCACCGACGAAGCGCAGGAGATCGCGTCGGTCGTCGACAACCCGGCGACCAGCCCGTACTCGATCTGGGCGGAAGAGTCCTCCTACCTCGAGGGCACCAAGGTGGTCTGGCACAAGAACGTGTATCAGACCAAGTGGTGGACCCGCGGCGACCTGCCCGACAACCCGGTGCTCAACGAATGGGAGACGCCGTGGGTGCTGATCGGCCCGGTGCTGCCGGGGGAGACCCCGATCCCCAAGCCCACCCTGCCCGCCGGCACCTACCCCGACTGGGCCGGCACCGCCATCTACGAGAAGGGCGCCCTGATCCTCTTCGACAGGGTGCCATACGAGAGCAAGTGGTGGAACCAGGGCGAGAGCCCGGATGCCGCGGCCGCGAACCCCGACGGCTCGCCGTGGGCGGCACTCTCCGACGCCGAGGTGGAGAAACTCCTCGACGCGCTTCCCCAGTAGGTTTTTGGGCGGGGGTCCCAAACAGGGATATGCCCGGGGGCGGTGTTTAGGGCACCGCCCCCGGGCATTCCCCGGTGCGCTTCTGCGCGGGGTTGTTAGCGAGCGGTCTTGGGCTCGTCGGTGGGCGCGTCGCCCGTGCCGGTCTCGGCGGGAGCAGCGGCAGGCGTCTCATCGGCCGGCACCGAGGCCTTCGGGGTGAGGTCGGCCGGAGCGGTACCGGCGGCAGAGGTGACGGTGCCGGCCTCGGCAGCGCGCGCCTGCACCGGGGCGGTCTCCTCGGCGTCGAAGTCGGTGTCATCGTCGAAGTCGAAGTTCGGCTCGTCGGTGGCGTTCACCGGCGCCGCGACCACGGCGTTCTTGTTGATCGACCAGGACACGGCGTGCGCGGCGAGGGTGATGATGAAACCGATCACGCCGGCGCCGAGCAGGGTGGCGCCCAGGTTGCTGCCGGACTGGGCCGTGAAGTACGCGACGTAGTCGGAGGACTGCGAGGTGTAGAACTCGGCCTGGGTGGCGTTGGAGGAAGTGAGGACCAGGTACCCCGCAACGGTCACGACCACGTCGACCAGCCACAGCAGTGCCAGGGCGAGGTTGAACTTGGACAGGGGGCCTGAGCTTTTCTGGGACATAACTTCCTTCGTTGTGGGTGCGGCCGAAAACGACCTCGCGTCACGCTACGCACCGTTTCTATGGACAACCTATGTGTGAGCAGGGAATCGTCGCTGTCCCGCCTGTGCCCGTCTCACTACTCAAGCCCCGTTCGCTGGTCGAGCCGATCTCGCTGGTCGAGCTTGTCGAGACCCCGTGACCTCTCGATGACCAACCCGCACACCCGCTTATAGAGCCTGCACCCGCTGATCGAGCCTGTCGAGATCCGGTGCCCCGTCTCCGGTAGACACTAAAACGGTCTCGTCCGTTGTCAACCTCTCCCCAACCCCCAAAAGTGAACGCGAGTACTCTCCCGACGCGGTAAGCTAGTCCAGTTGTCTCCGGTAGATGCCCTCACGGGAATCCACCGGGAAACGGCGGGCTGTAGCGCAGCTTGGTAGCGCACCTGACTGGGGGTCAGGGGGTCGCAGGTTCAAATCCTGTCAGCCCGACCAAATGTCCCGGAAACTCAAGAGTTTCCGGGACTTTTTTGGTTAAGAGATTTGATTGCTTTGTCAGCTTCAGCAGTTCTCAGCCGCTGAGTCGGGCCGCCGCAACTCCGACGCCGGCCGAGAAGAAAGCTCTCGCCCAGTGCGCGGCGAATCTGACTGCCACGTGCTCAGTGGCAGTGGCGGCGGGCCCAGCGGCCTAGCCTTGGCGGGAGGCGCTCAGGATACTTTGGGTTGCTCAGCCATCTGGCTTCCGATTGGAGAACGAAATGGGAAAAATCACAGCGCTAACGATCGGCCTACTTTTCCTGGGTGTCGGCGTTTGGGTTCTGCTTACCAACGGAGATCCGATTTACGGATGGGGCGGCGTTGTTCTCGGTATCGCTTTCGTGACGTATATGACCGTCTGGGGTAAGAAGCGGAAGCGCGTCTCTAGTTCTTCCAACTAGCGCCGGATCCTGCAACAAACACGAGCGTTCGAGGCGTCCACGGCCCGGCACGCGAAGAGCGAAGCGCGGACCGGCTAGCCGAACTTCAGATCCAACACGGCATCCCCTGCCATCCACGCGAGCTCGGGGTCAGGGCCACGATGATGGAAGAAACCACGCAAAGCCCGAGCTGCAGTTTCGGACATCTCGGTGCGGATCCGGCGCCGTTCCTTGCGGCCAGCTTTCCGTGCAGGACGAAGACCGCGGCGGTCTCCGTTTTCAAGAGCTCCGCCAGCCGAGCGACATGTTCAACTCGGGTCGAGAGAACGAGGCAGTTCCGTCCCGCTCGATATGCCGCGAGCACGTCTGCCGCAATGCGTTGGTTGCGCTCGACATCGTCTGAGAGCTCGGTGTAGACGGCCTGAATTTCGGTGCTGGGCGCGTCTGCTGCGCTCGACCTGAACGTCGTCTTATGCACGACCAATTCTTGTTCGAAGACCGCGCTGTCGTCGATCGTGTGACGAATGGGCCCGCACTGCATGGTGATGATGTCGTCCATTTGGTCGGCACGGTACGGCGTCGCGGTCAGGCCGACCCAGTGCCTCACCGCGATCTGGCGCACGGCGGCCTCAGTCGCCGCCGCGCCCAGGGAATGGCATTCATCGACGATGATCAACCCGTAGCGATTCAGGAGTGTCGGATCCGCCGCGCGGTGGGCGATGCTCTGCAGCATCACGATATCGATCACGTGGGTGCGCTTGCGCCGGCCGCTGCCCAGCTGCCTGCGCGCGCCCTCGCCGAGCTTAATCGCGCCATGATGAATCGCGTCGACCACGACCACGACCACGACCCGCGGCGCCTGGGTCGTCGAGAAGCGTCCTAATCGAGCCGACTGCCAAGCGCGACTGCGCCGGTTGGCGCTTCCCCGATCGTAGCCAACGAGGCAAATCAGGGGAGGCGCGCCGCTACTCGTTGCTACCAAGACTTGATACCGGTGGGATAT encodes the following:
- a CDS encoding DEAD/DEAH box helicase; its protein translation is MVVVVVDAIHHGAIKLGEGARRQLGSGRRKRTHVIDIVMLQSIAHRAADPTLLNRYGLIIVDECHSLGAAATEAAVRQIAVRHWVGLTATPYRADQMDDIITMQCGPIRHTIDDSAVFEQELVVHKTTFRSSAADAPSTEIQAVYTELSDDVERNQRIAADVLAAYRAGRNCLVLSTRVEHVARLAELLKTETAAVFVLHGKLAARNGAGSAPRCPKLQLGLCVVSSIIVALTPSSRGWQGMPCWI